From Candidatus Endomicrobium procryptotermitis:
GATTTTATATTTTTTAATAGTTTAAGTCAATTCTTTTTTTTGACAAATTTTTTAAAATTTAGTTACAATTAGTTCATGAATGAAGAAAATCTGTCAATTCTAAAATTATTTTTGGCGGCAGATATAGGAACTGTTCGCCTTTTTAAACTCTTAGAAAAATTTGGCAAAGCAGAAAACGTTTTTAAAGCAAAAAAAGACGATATTATCAACATTGCCGGCATAGGCGAAAAGACTGCGGAGTCGATTATTGAAATAAAAAATTCCGGAAGAGCCGAAAAAGAGCTTGCAATGGCAAGAAGCAATAACATTGATATGGTAATATTTACCGAAGAAAATTATCCCGAACCGCTGAAACATTATGCGGATATGCCTTTAATATTATATGTTAAAGGCGATATTATCAATAAAGATTATGTTTCGCTTTCCATAGTAGGTTCAAGAAAGGTTACAAATTATGGCAGAACAGTAACAGCAGATTTTGCTGGTTATTTTGCCAGAAAAGGCATTACCATAGTTTCAGGACTTGCAAGGGGAATCGATACTTGCGCGCATATGGCGGCAATTCAAAACAAAGGAAGAACCATAGCCGTTTTAGGTAATGGACTTATGGTAAATTATCCGCCAGAAAATATGATTTTGCAGGCTAAAATACCAGAAAATGGAGCCGTTATAAGCGAATATCCACTTACAAAACAGCCCGACAAAAGTACTTTTCCA
This genomic window contains:
- the dprA gene encoding DNA-processing protein DprA gives rise to the protein MNEENLSILKLFLAADIGTVRLFKLLEKFGKAENVFKAKKDDIINIAGIGEKTAESIIEIKNSGRAEKELAMARSNNIDMVIFTEENYPEPLKHYADMPLILYVKGDIINKDYVSLSIVGSRKVTNYGRTVTADFAGYFARKGITIVSGLARGIDTCAHMAAIQNKGRTIAVLGNGLMVNYPPENMILQAKIPENGAVISEYPLTKQPDKSTFPRRNRIVAAFSKATLVVEAGMQSGALITARCCAEYGKDVFAVPGSIYCDFSKGTHMLIKEGAALVLSPEDMSEQTTYFNIISEECAERRPEFSDMLNEAEQTVLDLISKNDAGLHMDEISQNLSIEISNVAPIILKLEINGLIKSMPGQLYVKIR